One window from the genome of Nicotiana tomentosiformis chromosome 5, ASM39032v3, whole genome shotgun sequence encodes:
- the LOC104118765 gene encoding uncharacterized protein, with amino-acid sequence MDPLKYIFQKPMSTSKLAKWQILVSEFDIIYVTEKAVKGQASDDHLAEHPINREYELLKTYFLDEEVSFIGENITKAYDDALAILSSMIQHPDKHFIDPITIRIPNQPAYCAHVEEEFDGNLWFHDIKEYLEKGEYLENATHTQKPIKLVASNGHRFILVAIDYFTKWVEVVSYKAVTKIVADFVWDRIVCQFGVPEAIITNNAANLNSGLMKAMCETFKIKHQNSTAYRPQMNRAVEVANKNIKKILRKMVDKYKQWYEKIPFSLLEYRTTVRTSTGQPPTYSGLWYQGRYPYRSGNSFIKDNTIGQAQRRGMGTEPG; translated from the exons atggatccactaaaatacatctttcagaaacccatgtcTACcagtaagttagcaaagtggcagatattggtgagtgagttcgacatcatctatgtaactgagaaggcagtcaaagggcaagcatcaGATGATCACTTGGCAGAACATCCTATAAACAGAGAATACGAACTACTGAAGACATATTTTCTAGATGAAGAGGTATCATTTATAGGAGAAAATATTACCaaagcatatgatg atgcattagccatcttgtcttccatgatacaacatccagacaagcatttcatcgatcctatcacAATTAGAATTCCtaatcagccagcttattgtgctcatgttgaagaagagtttgacGGAAATCTGTGGTTCCATGACATCAAGGAATACTTGGAAAAGGGAGAATATCTAGAGAATGCTACACACACTCAAAA ACCAATCAAACTCGTTGCTTCAAACGGACATAGgttcattttggtggctatagactacttcacaaaatgggttgaagttgtaTCCTATAAGGCTGTAACTAAGATCGTAGCAGATTTTGTTTGGGACCGCATTGTTTGTCAATTTGGAGTACCTGAGGCAATCATTACGAACAACGCCGCCAATCTTAATAGCGGCCTGATGAAagctatgtgtgaaacattcaagattaagCATCAAAACTCTACAGCATACAGGCCGCAAATGAATAGAGCTGTAGAGGTAGCCAACAAGAacattaagaaaatattaaggAAAATGGTGGACAAATACAAGCAATGGTACGAAAAGATTCCATTTTCTTTGCTCGAGTATCGCACCACTGTTCGCACGTCCACGGGGCAACCCCCTACCTACTCTGGTCTATGGTACCAAGGCCGTTATCCCTATCGAAGTGGAAATTCCTTCATTAAGGATAATACAATAGGCCAGGCTCAGCGACGCGGAATGGGTACGGAACCAGGAtaa